The Glutamicibacter mishrai DNA window GATCGGAATCCAAGGTCGCCGGAAGCAGCGTCATGACGGTTTGCAATCCCAGCCAGGCGTCGCGTTCGGACTGCGTAAGCCACACGGGCTGATCGCTCATGAAGTTTCCAATCGTTCAAGGCCTGCTAAAACAGGACATCAAGGTACCAGTTTCGTTGACACTACATTGTAAAGCTAGGTATTCGCCGAAAGCCCACAAGAGAACGGGCCCGCACAAAAATGTGCGGGCCCGTTGGCGACTACGCGTTTTCCAGTTGTTTCTTCTTGCGGTAGCTGATCACCTGTCCGATGATCACCACCAGCAGGGCCAGGATGAACATGGCCGAGCCGATCACGTTGGCCTGCGGCGGGATGCCGCGGGTGGCCGAAACGTAGATGAACTTCGGGAAGGTCTGGAAGGACCCGGAGTTGAAGTTGGTGATGATGAAGTCGTCAAAGCTCATCGCGAAGGACAGCAGGGCCGCCGCCACGATGCCCGGCAGCAGTAGCGGGAAGGTGATCTTCCAGAAGGCCGCCTGCGGCGAGGCATAGAGATCGGCGGCGGCTTCCTCCAACCGCGAATCCAGCGAGGAGACCCTGGCCCGCACGGTCACGATCACAAAGGACATGCAGAAGACCACATGGGCGATCACGATGGTGGTGTAGCCCAGTTCCCAACCAAGGTTCAGGAACTGTGCCAGCAGGGAGGCGCCGAGCACCACTTCCGGGGTCGCCAACGGCAGGATGATCAGCACATCGGTGAGTTTGCGGAAGCGGAACTTGTAGCGCACCAGCCCGATCGCGATCCCGGTGCCCAGGGCGGTGGCGATGATCGTCGCGACGCTGCCGATCTGCAGGGAATGGACCAGCGATTCGCACACCGCCGGAGCGCCGCAGGGGTTGAGCCAGTTATCAAGGGTGAATCCCTGCCATTGCAGGTTGGCTCGGCCGCCGTCATTAAAGGAGAAGACGAAGATGTAGGCGATCGGCACCAGCAGGTAGATGAAGGCCGCACCGCCGACGACGGGGATCAGCCAGCGTCCAATATTCTTCACGCTACATCAGCTCCTCGGTGCCAAAACGGCGGATATAGATGGTGACCAGGATCAGGATCGAGATCATAAGGATGAAGCTCAACGCCGAAGCGCCGGGGTAATCGATGACCTTGAAGAACCGCGAGTCGATCACCTGCCCGATCATCGTGGTATCCCGGTTGTTGCCCAGCAGCGCCGAGTTCACGTAGTCGCCGGCGGCCGGGATGAAGGTCAGCAGGGTGCCGGCAAAAATGCCCGGGGCGCTCATCGGCAGCGTCACCTTGGCAAAGGAGGTCATCGGGCTGGCGTAGAGGTCCCCCGAGGCTTCCAGCAGCCGGGTGTCCAGCCGCCCCAGGTTCGCGTAGATCGGCAGCACCATGAAGGGCAGGAAGTTATAGGTCAGGCCGGCGACCACCGCGAAAGGCGTGGCAGTCAAGTGCCCGTCGGCCGGCAGGATCGCGATGAACTTCAGCGCCTGGGCGACAAAGCCCTCATCGGCCAGGATCTGCTTCCATGCCTGGGTGCGCAGGATGAAGCTGGAGAAGAACGGTGCGATCAGCAGCACCAGCAAGATGCCCTGCAGCAGCGTGCGCTCACGCAGCCGCACCGCCACCAGGTAGGCCATCGGGAAGCCGATCAGCAGCGCGAGCACGGTGGCGATCAGTGCGAACCAGAAGGAACGCAGCAGCTCGGGCCAGTAGGCAGAAAGCACCGTGGCGTAGTTGCCCAGTTCGAAGCCGGGCACGAATTCGCCGATCTCCGCTCCGGGCGGCTTGACGTACAAGCTCATCGCCAGCAGGATGACCACGGGCAGCGCGAAGAACAGCGCGAGCACCAGCAGGCCCGGTGAAATCAGGTAGATGCCGGTGCGGTTCTTGCGTTTCTCCGCGCGCACCTCGTCCTTGCTGCGCAGATCGACGCTCATGATTCGACTCCCGCGTTCACGCTTTCATCCCCGGCCAGCCCGAAGGAGTGCTCGGCATCCCAGGCCAGGTACACGGTATCCCCCTCCTGCGCAGGCTGCTGCCCGCGGTTCTGCGAGAAGGTGCCGATCAGCCCGATCTGCTCCACCTCAACTAGGTATTCGGTGGTGGTGCCGGTGAAGGACACGTCGATGACCTTGCCCGTCAGCTGGTTCTCCCCGGCCGCGGCGACCCGGTCGATGGTGATCTTCTCGGGGCGGACCCCGACCACCACCTCCCCGGATTTCTGCACCGCGCGCTCGGCCGGAAGCAGGATCGTACGCCCGGAGACATCCACGCTGAGCAGGCCGCCGGATTCGCCGGTGACCGTGCCGCGCATCAGGTTCGATTTGCCCAGGAAGTTGGCCACAAAAGCGGTGCGCGGCAGTTCATACAGTTCGCGCGGCGGGCCCATTTGCTCGATCCGCCCGCCATTCATGACCGCGACCACGTCGGCCATGGTCATCGCCTCTTCCTGGTCGTGGGTGACGTGGATGAAGGTCAGGCCCACCTCGGTCTGGATCTTCTTCAGTTCCAGCTGCATCTGCCGGCGCAGCTTCATGTCCAGTGCGCCCAGCGGCTCATCAAGCAGGAGCACCTGCGGGCGGTTGACCAGCGCGCGGGCCAGGGCCACGCGCTGCTGCTGGCCGCCGGAGAGCTGGGCTGGCTTGCGGTTGGCCAGATGCGCGAGCTCCACCAGTTCCAGCCCGGCCTTGGCCTTGGCCATCGCCTGCTTGTCTTTTTTGCGCTTGAGCCCGAAGGCCACGTTCTCCAGCACCGACATGTGCGGGAACAGCGCGTAGGACTGGAAGACCGTGTTGACCGGGCGGCGGTGGCTCGGCAGCGCGGTCACATCCTGTCCGCCGATCGAAATGCTGCCTTCGCTGGGCGCTTCCAGGCCCGCGATCATGCGCAAGGTGGTGGACTTGCCGCAGCCGGACGGGCCGAGCAGCGCAAAGAATGTTCCGGAGGGAACCAGCAGATCCAGATCCTCGACCGCGGTGAAGCTGGCGAACCGCTTCGAAATGCCCGACAGATAGAGATCAGCACCTGCGGTCACGGTATCCTCAGTTCGTTCTGCCAATGTAGTCATACCCCTATCACTTCCTGAAAATTCGCTCTGGCCTCTGGCCTAGGCGCCGATCGCATCTTGGAACTGCGAGCTGAGCGTGGCTTCCTCATCCGCATCCAGCGAGCGGAAGACGTGCGCGTTGGCCAGATCGTCGTCGGTCGGGAAGATCAGCGGGTTCTCCACCAGCTCCGGGTCGATCTTCTCCATTTCCTCCTTGGCGCCGACCACCGGGCAGATGTAGTTCACGTAGGCGGCGACCTCGGCGGCCACGGCCGGATCGTAGTAGAAATCCATCAGCTTCTCGGCGTTGGTCTTGCGCGGGGAGGCTACCGGAACCATCAGGTTGTCGCTCCACAGGGTGCCGCCGGCCTCGGGGATCACGAATTCCCACTGGTCGTCGTTTTCGAAGTTCATCTGCACCAGGTCGCCTGACCACACGATGCCGGCGATCGCGTCTCCGGAAATGAAGTCCTGCTTGTACGAGTTGCCCTTGACCTGGCGGATCTGGCCGTTGTCAATGTTCTGGCGCAGCACGTCCGCGGCCGCGCCGAATTCCGACTCGCCCCACTTCCCTGCCAGGTCCACGCCGTTTTGCAGCATGAGCAGGCCCATGGTGTCGCGCATTTCGTCGAGCACGGTCACGCGGCCCTTCAACGCCGGATCCCAGAGATCCTCCACGCTCTTCAGGCCCTTCGGGAAGGCCTTCTTGTTCCAGGCGATGCCCGCGTAGCCGGTCTGCCAGGTCAGCGAGTGCTTGCGTCCTGGATCGAAGTCGACATTCTGCAGGCTTGGCAGCAGGTTGGCCGAGTTCGGGATGTTATCCAGGTTCAGCTCCTGGGTGTAGCCCTGGCGGATCAAGCGCCCGGCCATCCAGTCGGTGAGGGTAATGATGTCCTGGCCAATGTCCTGGCCGGACTTCAACTGGCCCTGCACCTTGCCGTAGTAGGAGTCGTTGCCGTCGATGTCTTCTGCGTAGTTGACCTTGATGCCGCTCTGCTTGGTGAATGCATCCAGGGTCGGGTAGGTCTTCTTCTTGTCGTCGTAGTCCAGGTACAGGGTCCAGTTAGCCCAGTTCAGGGTGGGATCGGACTCGGAAACGTCGGTCACCGATACCTCGGACTTGGTGCCGCTGGAGCCGCCGGTGCCGCAGGCTGCCAGCAGTCCGGTCAATCCCAGGGCTCCGGCGGTGGACAGCACAGATCGGCGGGAGAAGCTTCGTTGGCCCATGGCTTGGACCAGGGCGCGAATTTGTGGATCTTGCGGTAGTCGTCGTTGCGAGTGCGACATGGCATCCGTCCTTACATCTGCGAAATGTGAGCTGGCACATACGGAAAGTGATGTCGTTCATCCTGTCAGCTATACAAAAGCCAAACAAGATCTAAACAAAAGATTCCTCAGATATTTAACGAATCGGAAACGAGAAACTTACAAAAATACCCCTTTCACAACTGAATCAGTGGCTGTAGGGTCAGTTCAAAGCCCAAAGACCTAGGAGGTCGATATGACGTTACCCTCGCACTCAGCACAGGCCATCGACGAAATTTCCAAGGAGATCATCGAGCAGCTGCAGGAAGACGGGCGCCGTTCCTATGCCGCCATCGGCAAAGCAGTAGGACTGAGTGAAGCAGCCGTACGCCAACGTGTGCAAAAGCTGGTCGAGAGTCGCGTTATGCAAATCGTCGCAGTCACCAACCCATTGGAGCTGGGGTTCACCCGCCAGGCAATGATCAGCATCGTCGCCAACGAAGACATCAGCGGCACCGCCGATCGCATCGCCGAACTGCCCGAAGTGGATTACTGCCTGGTCACCACCGGTTCAGCCGACATCCTCGCGGAGGTCATCTGCTCAAGCGATGAAGACCTGCTGCGCGTGATCGGGGCGATCCGCGGGATCGACGGAGTGCTCAGCACCAATACCTTCACCTACCTTTCACTGAAAAAACAGGAATACAACTGGGGAACACGATGAACACACCACGTGGTACCGATCGCCAGCAGGCCGCTCGCGATCACCTTTGGATGCACATGGCCCGGCACTCCGGGATCTCTCAAGGCGCGCAGGTTCCGATCATTTCGCGCGGCGAAGGGCACAAGATCTACGACGACGCCGGTCGCGAGTACTTCGACGGGCTGGCCGGCCTGTTTGTGGTCAACGCCGGGCACGGGCGCGCCGAACTGGCCGAGGCCATGGCGAAGCAGGCCGAGAAGCTGGCATTCATGCCACTCTGGTCCTACGCCCACGAACCAGCTATCGACCTGGCCGAGCGCCTGGCCAGCTACGCGCCGGGCGATTTGAACCGGGTCTTCTTCACCACCGGCGGCGGTGAAGCGGTGGAGTCGGCCTTCAAGCTGGCGAAGCAGCACTTCAAGATGAAGGGCAAG harbors:
- a CDS encoding ABC transporter permease, whose amino-acid sequence is MSVDLRSKDEVRAEKRKNRTGIYLISPGLLVLALFFALPVVILLAMSLYVKPPGAEIGEFVPGFELGNYATVLSAYWPELLRSFWFALIATVLALLIGFPMAYLVAVRLRERTLLQGILLVLLIAPFFSSFILRTQAWKQILADEGFVAQALKFIAILPADGHLTATPFAVVAGLTYNFLPFMVLPIYANLGRLDTRLLEASGDLYASPMTSFAKVTLPMSAPGIFAGTLLTFIPAAGDYVNSALLGNNRDTTMIGQVIDSRFFKVIDYPGASALSFILMISILILVTIYIRRFGTEELM
- a CDS encoding ABC transporter substrate-binding protein translates to MSHSQRRLPQDPQIRALVQAMGQRSFSRRSVLSTAGALGLTGLLAACGTGGSSGTKSEVSVTDVSESDPTLNWANWTLYLDYDDKKKTYPTLDAFTKQSGIKVNYAEDIDGNDSYYGKVQGQLKSGQDIGQDIITLTDWMAGRLIRQGYTQELNLDNIPNSANLLPSLQNVDFDPGRKHSLTWQTGYAGIAWNKKAFPKGLKSVEDLWDPALKGRVTVLDEMRDTMGLLMLQNGVDLAGKWGESEFGAAADVLRQNIDNGQIRQVKGNSYKQDFISGDAIAGIVWSGDLVQMNFENDDQWEFVIPEAGGTLWSDNLMVPVASPRKTNAEKLMDFYYDPAVAAEVAAYVNYICPVVGAKEEMEKIDPELVENPLIFPTDDDLANAHVFRSLDADEEATLSSQFQDAIGA
- a CDS encoding ABC transporter ATP-binding protein; protein product: MTTLAERTEDTVTAGADLYLSGISKRFASFTAVEDLDLLVPSGTFFALLGPSGCGKSTTLRMIAGLEAPSEGSISIGGQDVTALPSHRRPVNTVFQSYALFPHMSVLENVAFGLKRKKDKQAMAKAKAGLELVELAHLANRKPAQLSGGQQQRVALARALVNRPQVLLLDEPLGALDMKLRRQMQLELKKIQTEVGLTFIHVTHDQEEAMTMADVVAVMNGGRIEQMGPPRELYELPRTAFVANFLGKSNLMRGTVTGESGGLLSVDVSGRTILLPAERAVQKSGEVVVGVRPEKITIDRVAAAGENQLTGKVIDVSFTGTTTEYLVEVEQIGLIGTFSQNRGQQPAQEGDTVYLAWDAEHSFGLAGDESVNAGVES
- a CDS encoding ABC transporter permease — protein: MKNIGRWLIPVVGGAAFIYLLVPIAYIFVFSFNDGGRANLQWQGFTLDNWLNPCGAPAVCESLVHSLQIGSVATIIATALGTGIAIGLVRYKFRFRKLTDVLIILPLATPEVVLGASLLAQFLNLGWELGYTTIVIAHVVFCMSFVIVTVRARVSSLDSRLEEAAADLYASPQAAFWKITFPLLLPGIVAAALLSFAMSFDDFIITNFNSGSFQTFPKFIYVSATRGIPPQANVIGSAMFILALLVVIIGQVISYRKKKQLENA
- a CDS encoding Lrp/AsnC family transcriptional regulator, giving the protein MTLPSHSAQAIDEISKEIIEQLQEDGRRSYAAIGKAVGLSEAAVRQRVQKLVESRVMQIVAVTNPLELGFTRQAMISIVANEDISGTADRIAELPEVDYCLVTTGSADILAEVICSSDEDLLRVIGAIRGIDGVLSTNTFTYLSLKKQEYNWGTR